The DNA window CGTTAATTTTTTGCCAAGGGCGGAAACGCACGTCACCGGGCAATAATACTTTCACGTTGTCATGGCCATAGCATTGGCCGAACAGATAGGTGTTGTTTCCCAGCCGTTCCACCACTTCACACTGGAACTCCATGCCCGGCCCGGTTGTGGCTTCCGTCGACAGGTGCTCTGGGCGAATCCCCAGCGTGATGTCCTCACCGGCTTTTAACGGTGTGGTATCTATCGCCAGGGTGACGGTATGATCTTGCGCCAGGCTGACGCTGAGTTCACCCGGCTGCCAGGCGGTTACCGTCGCCGGCAGCAAGTTCATTTTGGGGGAACCGATAAAGCCGGCGACGAATTTGTTTATCGGGTTGTAGTATAGGCTCATCGGTGAGCCCATTTGCTCAACCTGGCCGTAGTTCATAACCACGATTTTATCGGCAAGCGTCATTGCTTCAACCTGATCGTGGGTGACATACACCATGGTGGTTTTCATTTCCTGATGCAGTTTTGCGATATGCAGGCGCATTTCAACGCGCAATTCGGCATCCAGATTGGATAGCGGTTCATCAAACATAAATACGCGGGGATTGCGCACAATCGCGCGCCCAATAGCGACGCGTTGCCGCTGGCCGCCGGAAAGCTGCTTCGGTTTTCTGTCCAGCAACTGCGACAGTTGCAAGGTTTTAGCCACCATTTCAACCTGGTGGCGTATTTCTTCTTTGGGGACTTTATTCACCTTCAACCCATAGCCCATGTTTTCTGCCACCGTCATATGCGGGTACAGCGCATAGGATTGAAACACCATAGCTACCCCACGGTGCGCCGGAGCGACATCGTTCATCACTTCATCGCCAATCAATACTTCACCACCACTGACCTCTTCCAATCCGGCAATCATCCGCAGCAGCGTAGATTTACCGCAGCCCGATGGGCCGACAAATACCGCAAATTCGCCATTTTCAATATAAAGATCAACGTTATGTAGCGTTACCGTATTGTCAAACCGCTTAGTGACATTTCTCAGTCGTATGCTGGACATCAACGCTCCTCGAACTAGTTAGCCGCTGTTTGCCGTTGGGTTTCTTAGCGTGCTGAAATGATTTTTGTATTACGTATAACATTCCAGAAAAGCGATGCTCAACAGCACTGAATTCATGTATTGACTATAACTTCCCGTGTTTTTGCGCCCTATCGTGATGTTTCATTTCTGTAGCCATGATCACACAATGAGCAGTTTTTTGTAGTTTTATTCCTGCCTGCAGCGTAGCGTATAACAAAATGACGCGGCCAGAGGGAATGGCATGAAATCAAGGTATAGCAACAATTCCTGGGCGTCTAAAAACGGTGATGCACAATAATAATCATTAAATTGTTATACCTTCACATGAGGTTGATAATGAAAAAGAACATACTTGCTGCACTTATCCTCTCTGGCCTGGCCGTTGGGCAGATAATGAGTCTGCCGGCGCATGCCGCGCAACAGCTCAATGTCTGGGAAGACATCAAAAAATCCGTCGGCATCCAAGATGCGATTAGCGACTTTGAAAAACAGTACAACGTAAAAGTTAACGTACAAGAGATGCCTTATGCACAACAGTTGGAAAAGCTACGCCTGGATGGCCCGGCAGGGATTGGCCCGGACGTGTTGGTTATCCCTAATGATCAGTTGGGCGGGGCCGTTGTTCAGGGGTTATTGGCGCCGTTGGATGTTGAAAAAACCAAGATGGATGGATTCACGCCGGCAGCGGTGAAGGCGTTCCGTATGGACAATACGTTGTACGGCGTGCCGAAAGCGGTGGAAACGCTGGTGCTGATTTACAACAAAGACCTGATTGAACACCCGCTAAGCAACCTGCAGGAATGGTACGACTTCTCTAAAAAGCAGCGAGAACAGGATAAATACGGTTTGCTGGCCAAGTTTGACCAGATTTATTACAGCTGGGGTGTGATTGCCCCCATGGGCGGCTATATCTTTGGCGACAACGGCAAGGGCGGGCTTAATCCGCAGGATGTGGGGTTAAATAAACCCGGCGTGGTTGAAGCCGTGACTTTCCTGAAGAAATTCTATGCCGATGGCGTCTTCCCTGCCGGGATCATCGGCGATAACGGCCTGAATGCCATTGACTCATTATTTACCGAGAAAAAAGCCGCCGCGGTGATTAACGGCCCCTGGGCATTCCAGCCTTATGAAGCCGCCGGTATTAATTACGGCGTGGCGCCTATGCCCAATTTGCCCGATGGCAAACCGATGGGCTCTTTCCTTGGCGTGAAAGGCTATGTCGTTTCTACCTGGAGCAAAGATAAACAGCTGGCGCAGCGGTTTATCGAGTTTATTAACCAGCCGCAGTATGTGAAAGCCCGCTATATCGCGACGCGCGAAATCCCGCCGCTGACGGCGATGATGAATGATCCGCTGATCAAGAATGATGAAAAGGCCAACGCGGTGGCGGTGCAATCAACGCGCGCGGCCGCGATGCCCGGCATTCCGGAAATGGGGGAGGTCTGGGGGCCGGCCAATGCGGCGCTGGAACTTAGCCTGACCGGTAAGCAGGCGCCGAAAGACGCGCTTGATAACGCAGAAAAACAGATCAATATGCAAATTGAAGCCATGCAGGCCAGCAATCAGTAATGACTTTGCCGTAGCGGAACGGGGAGCTTTCCCCGTTTTCAGAAGGAGCCGTATGTGATTATCAGTCCCAGCGAGAATTTTGCTAAGGCGCATGGCGCGGGGCGCCATGCCTGGTGTGGCCTGTTGTTGGCTATTGTGCCGGGCTTCGGTCAGTTTTATCACCGCCAGTGGTTAAAGGGGGGGATCTTTCTGGTTCTATTGGGCAGTTTTATCGGCATTTTTTATGATTTTCTGCGCGAAGGGTTATGGGGGCTGTATACCTTAGGTGAGCAAGTACCGCGTGATAACTCCATCTTTTTGCTGGCGGAAGGGATCATCAGCGTGCTGATTATTGCCTTTGGCGTCACTATCTATTACCTCTCCCTGCGGGATGCCTGGCTGAACGGGAAAAAACGCGATGAAGGGTTGCAGCTAAACAGCGTGCGTAAGCAATATCAGATGTTGTTAAGCGAAGGTTTCCCGTATCTGATGATTACGCCCGGCTTTATTCTGCTGGTCTTCGTGGTGATATTTCCGATTCTGTTCGGCTTTGCCATTGCCTTCACCAATTATAACCTCTACCACACGCCGCCGGCGAAGCTGGTGGATTGGGTGGGGATTAAAAACTTCATCAATATTTTTACCCTGTCGATTTGGCGCTCCACGTTTCTGGATGTTTTGCAGTGGACGGTCGTCTGGACGTTGCTGGCGACCACCTTTCAGTGCAGCGTCGGGGTGCTGTTGGCGATCCTCGTCAATCAGAAGGATTTACGTTTCAAGCCGTTAATTCGAACCATTTTTATCCTGCCGTGGGCGGTGCCGGGGTTCGTGACGATTCTGGTGTTTGCCGGCATGTTTAATGATTCCTTTGGCATCATTAACAATGCCATTCTGGCGTTTATCGGTATTAGCCCCAAGGCCTGGATGACCGATCCATTCTGGACCAAAACGGCGCTGATCATGATGCAGACCTGGCTTGGCTTCCCGTTTGTTTTCGCCATGACGACCGGTGTGTTGCAGGCGATCCCAGAAGATCTTTATGAGGCGGCGACGATGGACGGCGCCAGCAGTTGGACCAAACTGCGCACCATCACTTTGCCGCTGGTGCTGTACTCGATCGCGCCCATCATCATTACCCAGTACACCTTCAATTTTAACAACTTCAATATCATCTATTTGTTTAACAACGGGGGGCCGGCGGTGGCGGGGTCTAACGCAGGGGGGACCGATATTCTGGTGTCGTGGATCTACAAACTGACCATGTCCTCTTCGCAGTACGCCATTGCGGCAACCATTACCATACTGCTGTCTGTCTTTGTCGTCGGCCTGGCTCTGTGGCAATTCCGCGCCACGAAATCATTTAAAAATGATGACATGGCCTAAAGGAAGCAAAATGGCTAAATCACAAAGTATTAAACGTGAAAAATGGGTGCGCCTGTCGTTATCGTGGCTGATTATCGTGCTGGTATCGCTCATTATTATTTACCCGTTGGTTTGGACGGTGGGCGCATCGCTGAATGCCGGCAATAGCCTGCTGAGTACCTCTATTATTCCGGAGAATCTTTCTTTCCAGCATTACGCCGATCTTTTTAATGGCCAGGTTAATTACGTGACGTGGTACTGGAACTCGATGAAAATCAGTTTTCTGACCATGGTGCTGACTTTAATTAGCGTCAGCTTTACCGCCTATGCCTTTTCCCGTTTCCGTTTTAAAGGGCGGCAAAACGGCCTGATGCTGTTCCTGTTGCTGCAGATGATCCCGCAGTTTTCGGCATTGATTGCGATTTTCGTGCTGTCACAGCTGCTGGGCCTGATTAATAGCCATCTGGCGCTGGTGTTGATTTATGTCGCCGGGATGATCCCGATGAACACTTATCTGATGAAGGGCTACCTGGACGCGATCCCCAAAGATCTGGATGAGTCGGCGCGCATGGACGGCGCCAGCAACTTCCGCATCTTTATTGAGATCATCATGCCGTTGTCGAAGCCTATCGTGGCGGTCGTCGCGCTGTTTTCCTTCACCGGCCCGCTGGGGGATTTCATTCTCTCCAGTACCATCTTGCGCACCCCAGATAAATACACCTTGCCGATCGGGCTTTATAACCTGGTGGCGCAAAAAATGGGCGCCAGTTACACCACCTACGCCGCAGGCGCCGTGTTGATCGCGATTCCGGTGGCGATCCTCTATCTGGCGCTACAGAAATACTTTGTTTCCGGCCTCACCTCCGGCAGTACAAAAGGATAACCGCATGAAAAGATTCACACCTGCTCTGCTTGCCGTGTGTCTGAGCTGTAGTTTTTCCGCCAGCGCGTATGCGGCGGAAGCGATCGCCACGCGGCCATTTGCCAATATGCCCGCCGATTTTATTAAGGGGGCGGATATTTCCACCTTGCTGGATGCGGAAAAGCACGGCGCGAAATTTTATGACGAAAATCATCAGCAACGGGATGCGATCGCTATTTTGCGCCAAAACGGCGTGAACTATGTCCGTTTGCGCCTGTGGGTGGATCCGCAAGATGCGGCGGGGCAAGGTTATGGCGGCGGCGATAACGATCTGGCGACCACGCTGGCCCTGGCAAAACGGGCCAAGGCACAGGGCATGAAGCTCTTGCTGGATTTTCATTACAGCGATTTCTGGACCGATCCCGGCAAGCAATTTAAACCGAAAGCCTGGGCCAACATGGATTATGCACAGTTGAAAACGGCAATCCATGATTATACCCGCGCGACCATCGCCCAATTTAAACAACAGGGCATGCTGCCGGATATGGTGCAGATCGGCAATGAAATCAACGGCGGTATCCTGTGGCCGGAAGGCAAAAGCTGGGGGCAGGGCGGGGGGGAGTTTGATCGCGTGGCTGGCTTGCTTAATGCCGCCATTGCCGGCCTGAAAGAGAATCTTACCGGCGGTGAGCAGGTGAAAATTATGCTGCACTTGGCGGAGGGCACTAAAAACGATGTTTTCCGCTGGTGGTTCGATGAAATTACCCGCCGCAATGTACCGTTCGATGTGATCGGCCTTTCCATGTACACCTATTGGAACGGCCCAATTAGCGCGTTGAAGGCCAATATGGACGACATCAGTAAACGCTATAACAA is part of the Gibbsiella quercinecans genome and encodes:
- a CDS encoding glycoside hydrolase family 53 protein, whose protein sequence is MKRFTPALLAVCLSCSFSASAYAAEAIATRPFANMPADFIKGADISTLLDAEKHGAKFYDENHQQRDAIAILRQNGVNYVRLRLWVDPQDAAGQGYGGGDNDLATTLALAKRAKAQGMKLLLDFHYSDFWTDPGKQFKPKAWANMDYAQLKTAIHDYTRATIAQFKQQGMLPDMVQIGNEINGGILWPEGKSWGQGGGEFDRVAGLLNAAIAGLKENLTGGEQVKIMLHLAEGTKNDVFRWWFDEITRRNVPFDVIGLSMYTYWNGPISALKANMDDISKRYNKDVIVVEAAYGYTLENCDNAENSFQQKEEKEGGYPATVQGQYDYIHDLMQAVINVPGQRGKGIFYWEPTWIAVPGNTWATPAGMKYIDDQWKEGNARENQALFNCQGKVLPSVKVFN
- a CDS encoding ABC transporter ATP-binding protein, whose protein sequence is MSSIRLRNVTKRFDNTVTLHNVDLYIENGEFAVFVGPSGCGKSTLLRMIAGLEEVSGGEVLIGDEVMNDVAPAHRGVAMVFQSYALYPHMTVAENMGYGLKVNKVPKEEIRHQVEMVAKTLQLSQLLDRKPKQLSGGQRQRVAIGRAIVRNPRVFMFDEPLSNLDAELRVEMRLHIAKLHQEMKTTMVYVTHDQVEAMTLADKIVVMNYGQVEQMGSPMSLYYNPINKFVAGFIGSPKMNLLPATVTAWQPGELSVSLAQDHTVTLAIDTTPLKAGEDITLGIRPEHLSTEATTGPGMEFQCEVVERLGNNTYLFGQCYGHDNVKVLLPGDVRFRPWQKINVAFAARHCMIFDKHGVRISADIPLPDEH
- a CDS encoding carbohydrate ABC transporter permease, with the protein product MIISPSENFAKAHGAGRHAWCGLLLAIVPGFGQFYHRQWLKGGIFLVLLGSFIGIFYDFLREGLWGLYTLGEQVPRDNSIFLLAEGIISVLIIAFGVTIYYLSLRDAWLNGKKRDEGLQLNSVRKQYQMLLSEGFPYLMITPGFILLVFVVIFPILFGFAIAFTNYNLYHTPPAKLVDWVGIKNFINIFTLSIWRSTFLDVLQWTVVWTLLATTFQCSVGVLLAILVNQKDLRFKPLIRTIFILPWAVPGFVTILVFAGMFNDSFGIINNAILAFIGISPKAWMTDPFWTKTALIMMQTWLGFPFVFAMTTGVLQAIPEDLYEAATMDGASSWTKLRTITLPLVLYSIAPIIITQYTFNFNNFNIIYLFNNGGPAVAGSNAGGTDILVSWIYKLTMSSSQYAIAATITILLSVFVVGLALWQFRATKSFKNDDMA
- a CDS encoding extracellular solute-binding protein; the encoded protein is MKKNILAALILSGLAVGQIMSLPAHAAQQLNVWEDIKKSVGIQDAISDFEKQYNVKVNVQEMPYAQQLEKLRLDGPAGIGPDVLVIPNDQLGGAVVQGLLAPLDVEKTKMDGFTPAAVKAFRMDNTLYGVPKAVETLVLIYNKDLIEHPLSNLQEWYDFSKKQREQDKYGLLAKFDQIYYSWGVIAPMGGYIFGDNGKGGLNPQDVGLNKPGVVEAVTFLKKFYADGVFPAGIIGDNGLNAIDSLFTEKKAAAVINGPWAFQPYEAAGINYGVAPMPNLPDGKPMGSFLGVKGYVVSTWSKDKQLAQRFIEFINQPQYVKARYIATREIPPLTAMMNDPLIKNDEKANAVAVQSTRAAAMPGIPEMGEVWGPANAALELSLTGKQAPKDALDNAEKQINMQIEAMQASNQ
- a CDS encoding sugar ABC transporter permease; its protein translation is MAKSQSIKREKWVRLSLSWLIIVLVSLIIIYPLVWTVGASLNAGNSLLSTSIIPENLSFQHYADLFNGQVNYVTWYWNSMKISFLTMVLTLISVSFTAYAFSRFRFKGRQNGLMLFLLLQMIPQFSALIAIFVLSQLLGLINSHLALVLIYVAGMIPMNTYLMKGYLDAIPKDLDESARMDGASNFRIFIEIIMPLSKPIVAVVALFSFTGPLGDFILSSTILRTPDKYTLPIGLYNLVAQKMGASYTTYAAGAVLIAIPVAILYLALQKYFVSGLTSGSTKG